A genomic window from Populus nigra chromosome 7, ddPopNigr1.1, whole genome shotgun sequence includes:
- the LOC133699422 gene encoding uncharacterized protein LOC133699422 codes for MFTNIEAARTITLAFKSSMEIPLFQWSQVSKHPEWKPNIDAWFKRFQNKFEWDRADNNVVRRVWENHAATRLRDFWYDTQKKSKRHARDNGLEGWNEVAVWQEFKPPFISGEIWTAYIEHVTSERFSRRSQSGADNRNRQIYGSVTTHTSGSVPFSAHAKRMAASLGREPSPMELFLETHVRSQDRQKGVQQFVDNRAQHFVETYNSRLRERYGDNPSTHPDFDPDLWMEAGSSGGPDKNRVYGLSNTTADNLRSTRSVSTVGSFPSVSNTQSEEFIALKQQYQQLSTNYDELRQIVMEMRSKMGDDTCAASFWPYGPGNNQPPPPPPPPPPAPCPWKLPLIVNTSFSSQRSRPLLVSKKFFTKPTAPVTLLAVSWD; via the exons at gttcacaaacattgaggctgcaaggactataacattggcgtttaaatcgtcgatggagattccattgtttcaatggagccaggtttccaaacatcctgagtggaaacctaatatcgatgcatggtttaagcgatttcag aacaaatttgagtgggatagggcggacaacaatgttgtgaggagggtatgggagaatcacgcggcaactag gttgcgtgatttttggtatgacacccaaaaaaaatcaaaaagacatgcgagggataacggtcttgaaggatggaatgaggtggcggtttggcaggaattcaaaccgccattcatctcgggggaaatatggacggcatatattgagcacgtgacctcagagcggttctcacggcgctcacagtctggcgccgacaaccggaaccggcaaatttatggttcggtgaccacgcacactagcggatccgtcccattcagcgcacatgcaaagcggatg gctgcgtctcttggacgtgaaccgagtccaatggagctgtttctagagacgcatgtgcggagtcaagaccgccaaaagggggtgcagcagttcgtggacaaccgtgctcagcacttcgtg gagacctataatagccggttgagggagagatatggggacaatccgtcgacccatccagatttcgatccagatttgtggatggaggcgggatcgtctggtggacccgataaaaatagggtctacgggctctccaacactacggctgacaacttgcggtcgactcgtagtgtctcaactgttggaagctttccatcagtatcgaacacccagtctgaggagttcattgcgttgaaacaacaatatcaacaactctcgacgaattatgatgagctccgtcaaatagtcatggagatgagatcaaagatgggtgacgatacttgtgcagcttctttttggccgtatggtcccgggaacaaccagcctcctcctcctcctccgcctcctcctccagctcc GTGTCCTTGGAAACTGCCACTTATTGTCAACACGAGCTTTTCGAGCCAGAGATCTAGGCCTCTGCTTGTTTCCAAGAAGTTTTTCACCAAGCCAACTGCACCAGTTACCCTTCTTGCTGTCTCTTGGGACTAA
- the LOC133699677 gene encoding transcription initiation factor TFIID subunit 14b-like: protein MTNSSSSSKKNGQDHPVEISGPIPKSQRIKMSKTEENTEKKILNKKLKDVEISVPIVYGNIAFWLGKKANEYQSHKWTVYVRGATNEDLGVVIKRAVFQLHSSFNNPTRVIEAPPFELSEAGWGEFEIAITLYFHSDVCDKPLNLYHHLKLYPEDESGSLSMKKPVVVESYDEIVFPEPSEGFLARIQSHPAVNLPRLPAGFTLPPPVPVEDTSKRKRGDTKDHPLSQWFMNFSEADELLQLAAARQQVQAHIAKLRRQISLIDGQNQQLKSPSDQ, encoded by the exons ATGACAAACAGTTCATCGTCATCAAAAAAGAACGGTCAAGATCATCCTGTTGAAATTAGTGGACCCATACCAAAATCACAGAGAATCAAAATGAGCAAAACTGAAGAGAACACTGAAAAGAAG ATTTTGAATAAGAAGCTCAAAGATGTTGAGATTAGCGTTCCAATAGTTTACGGCAACATAGCATTCTGGCTTGGCAAAAAGGCTAACGA GTATCAATCTCATAAGTGGACTGTATACGTACGTGGGGCCACAAATGAGGATCTTGGTGTAGTAATAAAACGAGCTGTTTTTCAGCTTCATTCTAGCTTCAATAATCCTACAAGAGTCATCGAGGCACCACCTTTTGAGTTATCAGAAGCAGGCTGGGGTGAATTTGAGATTGCCATTACTCTGTATTTCCACAGTGATGTTTGTGATAAGCCTTTGAACTT ATATCATCACTTGAAGTTGTACCCAGAAGATGAATCTGGCTCCTTGTCAATGAAGAAGCCAGTTGTTGTAGAATCATACGATGAGATTGTATTCCCTGAGCCTTCAGAAGGTTTCTTAGCTCGCATACAGAGTCATCCAGCCGTAAACTTGCCCAGATTACCTGCTGGTTTTACTTTGCCTCCTCCTG TGCCAGTTGAAGATACAAGTAAAAGGAAGAGAGGTGACACTAAAGATCATCCTCTATCCCAATGGTTTATGAATTTCTCTGAAGCAGACGAGCTACTACAGCTTGCCGCAGCTCGTCAGCAG GTGCAAGCTCATATAGCAAAACTCCGACGACAGATAAGCTTGATAGATGGGCAGAATCAACAGTTGAAATCTCCCTCCGACCAGTGA
- the LOC133699054 gene encoding auxin-responsive protein SAUR21-like, translating into MAILLKGIMNAKQILRRSNLLANQATEVPKGYFAVYVGESQKKRFTVPISFLNQPSFQELLRKAEEEFGYNHPMGGLTLPCQEDTFIDIISGLNLS; encoded by the coding sequence ATGGCCATCCTTCTTAAGGGCATCATGAATGCTAAGCAAATTCTCCGTCGATCAAATTTGCTTGCTAACCAAGCAACCGAAGTTCCTAAAGGCTACTTTGCGGTCTATGTTGGAGAGAGCCAAAAGAAAAGATTCACAGTTCCAATTTCATTCTTgaatcaaccttcattccaagAATTGCTAAGAAAAGCCGAAGAAGAATTCGGATATAATCATCCGATGGGCGGTCTTACACTTCCTTGCCAAGAAGATACCTTTATTGACATCATTTCAGGCTTGAATTTATCATAA
- the LOC133699679 gene encoding auxin-responsive protein SAUR21-like, with amino-acid sequence MAIRLTGSLAKQFLRRSSKSFDVPKGFLPVYVGETEKKRFVVPVSYLNQPIFQGLPSKAEEEFGFDHPMGGLTVPCREDTFIHVTSRLCGS; translated from the coding sequence ATGGCCATTCGTTTGACTGGAAGTCTTGCCAAGCAATTTCTCCGCCGTTCTTCAAAATCTTTTGATGTGCCAAAAGGTTTCTTACCAGTATATGTTGGGGAGACCGAAAAGAAGAGATTTGTGGTTCCAGTATCCTATTTGAACCAGCCTATATTTCAAGGTTTGCCAAGTAAAGCTGAAGAGGAGTTTGGTTTTGATCATCCAATGGGTGGTTTGACAGTTCCTTGCAGAGAAGACACCTTTATACATGTCACTTCACGCTTGTGTGGATCATAA